From bacterium, the proteins below share one genomic window:
- a CDS encoding FMN-binding protein has protein sequence MPEIISQAVRASGFGGEFTVVVKLFPDGRIAKVEISALDFPETEGYGTRCLEESFLSRFTGLSSSKEVLGVDGVTGATVTSNAIKNAVSQAVRD, from the coding sequence ATGCCTGAAATCATATCTCAGGCGGTCAGAGCATCAGGGTTTGGCGGCGAGTTCACCGTCGTCGTCAAGCTATTTCCCGATGGAAGGATTGCAAAAGTTGAGATCTCGGCGCTTGATTTTCCCGAGACCGAGGGCTACGGCACCAGGTGCCTTGAGGAATCGTTCCTCTCCAGATTCACGGGGCTCTCCTCGTCGAAAGAAGTTCTCGGCGTGGACGGTGTAACAGGCGCGACCGTCACCTCGAACGCCATAAAGAACGCGGTCTCGCAGGCTGTACGGGATTGA